The segment GTATGTTCAGTAAATTGGAAAATACTATAAGAGTGACTGGATGGGTCTACAACGAAGTTGTTCCACTCCCATATGAAGTCCATTTTGTACTGTTTCACTAGCTAGCATCTATACCCCACCTTACTTTTTGTCTTCGTCACATTTATCGTATCCTTTGTCTCCATAAATTACATTTGCACTTGTTAGTCATCAGATGTTTTAGCCACCTACACAAAAGCAAActgcattgaaaaaaaaaaaagaactttatgaGATAGAGGGAAAATATATTCTTCCCTGTATCACGCTCCTCCCCACCAAAAGCAGCTAGCTAGTTCTCATAATTAGAAACTTTcccctttctccatttttttacTCATCTTCATTTGCCTGTAATTTGCTTCAGTAAATTATTATAGCAGTTTgcgatacattttaaaatatctttcatggacttaagatttttttccttttgagaaaagGGGTGCTAGCAAAGTAAAGAGTTGGTTAAAGTAAACTATCTTATACTAgactctttttcccttttcctttctgctcCTCATACGTTTACTTCATTGTCCTTCTAAGGAACTCAGTCTTAAAATTCTACATTTCCTACTCTTAATCAAATTCTGCTACCTTTTTAGTAACCCTTCCCACAGCATATTCTCCATCTTGAATTAGCAAttctaaattttgaaaatgtactTGATACAAATATTATTTCTACAAGATACAGAAATACGTCTTGTAGAAATACATCTTTCCCCTTGTTTGTGGTTGCTCAGGGTTATTTTGCAAAATTGAGACTTAATATGCTTCAGAGAATTTAGATAAACACTGGCCAAGATTACTGGAAGTAAAAAATGGATACATTGAGGTATGGAAAAGCATTCACATAGAGCACTTGAACTTCCTTAGAACCtgcttggagaaaaaaatataaagagtgTACTAAACCTAACTAAGGTTATTACAGTCTGGCTGTTCGAAGCACCATTTTTCCCTCCTGTCTTTTTCCCACTTTGCAGTGTactcaagaaaattgaaaaattgtattgaatcaatttaaaatattttatttcctagaaGCCTTTTTTGCCTGTTGTAATATGCAGGACCCTTCTCCTTTGGTGGGAGAGACAGGTAGTTACCTGAATCTAGGTTGAAAAGGTtatgtaaaaagaaattataataaaaggGATACTCTGCTTTTCAAATCCTTGTTTTCTCTTAATCTAGGTAAGGCATatccaaaataaatatgtaaagaagaaaaataaaagttgtctTCATGGAAGCAACTGGTCTTCCTTGGTTGTACTGAGTTGCAGTTATCCTGGGGTGAAATAATTGATGCTgccaaataagaaaaacaagtgCCCTCAGAGCAGGTTTTAAGTGGCAGATACTGTTGTTTGCTCTTGTTGAGAATCAGGTAGTTAACTTTTGGCTTAGTTCAGTTCTTGATTTCTAATGCTGAGATGCCATATGATTCTGTGATCATTTGACAAAGTTGGAAATCCTTTCCATGTTTCAGCCTTAggaaaggtggattcttaatctaGTAAAGAGAACGTTAAGGAAGCTGTAGGGTTAATTTTGCTCTGATAATGACAAAACCCTGATAGCATTTAATATCAGTGCTTCTTCACAAAACTCAATGTCCATacaaatacaaagttaaaaaaaaaaaaaaaagaatcctcctacCTTCTTAAAAAGCCGACTGTGACAGCCACCCCAGCCTCATTTCTTTCTCCCCTATGTCCCTCGATTATTGTTTATGTATGGAaattccccccacacacaccagaaGGCATGTGTTTCAATTTAGAGGTAATGTCCGTGATACAAAATAGTGAAAACTGATTCATTTGGGGATGAAACTTGTAACTCTTACCCAATTGGCATCATCCTGTAACCTACAGAGGTAAATGCAATAGAACAACAGCTCTCCGGGTGCTTTTAAACTCTGCCTTCTTTTCACAGTCCAGCTCACTCTCTTATTTTGTTAGGAAGCAATGTGGTATGACTGggataaggaaggaaaagaaaagcatgttGTCACTTGAGCAAGACTGCCTCAGAAATGTTGCCAAGTCAGGGTTGGGTGTCTCCTGTCCTTTGGAAGAGAACAGGCCTAAACAGTACCCTCCTCATCCTATAGCTACAAGGGAGGCACCATGATTGAGATTACAGGTGCTTCCTTAGCTGATTTTTATCAAGTGTAAATTTAAATACTCAGCAAAAGGATGGGAGTGAAAAAACGCTGTTATTTTCACAGGATCTATTTCATGTAAACTGTGTCTTGGAACAAAATGTGAACTACCTAAAGAATGATATTGGAAACTCAGTGGGAGGGACAGTTCTAGAATCAAAGAcctatatttaaattttgaacCTAGTTATTGGATTTTGTGcacattatttaatttctttaagccTCCATTTCTTACGTAAAATGAGGAAACTATCTTGTAGAATTATCCTAAAGATCAAATAAAGGCTTTAAAGCTGTTAGCAGTGTCTGGCCTAGGGTAGATGCATAATGAATGGCAGCTATATTAATAATAACTTAATATTACTGAATAACTTACAAGGCCAAGAAAGGAAAGGACATGGGGAGCACAGGGAGGGTGATAATCAAATGAACTGATTATAAGTGTATAGAAATAGATTCCATCGGGCAGGGGTGGCACGAGGATCAGTGTGACAATGACCTTGTCGCCAAGTGCAAGAGCAAAACAATGACATGAAAACAAGTACACCAGGCCCCGAGTGGAGGAGAGAGTTGGAGGCAGACGCCGCAGGCCGGAAAGCTGAGTGAAAAGGGGCCTTTGATTCCACAGGCGCAGAAATCCACAGCCAGGAATTTACTGCCACCTCTGAGTCaggcaggggtgggtgggtgccGGATTCCATTAGCAGGGAAATGCCCGGTGGATTTAGCCCCGGAGTCACATTTCTTATTTGGACCAGTACAGACAGAAACAAACCCAGCTCACTCGTTTCCCGGGACAGTAGAGTTAGGGGATGGCTTTCACCGAGCATTCACTGCTGACCCCTCACCGCCGGGACCTCTGTAGCCGCTCTGTCTGGCTAGCAAGGAAGATCCGTTCAGACCTGACTGCTCTTATGGAATCTTACGTAAGTTGCCTATTTTGCTGTCGTCCATTTTCACTTCATCTCTTCTGATCCAGCCCTTTACCATCATGTTCCAGCCCCATTATCAGTTACAAAAGCCCTAATCGTATAATCATTTATATATTGGGCACCTGTCATTTGACATGGCCCCTTCCCTTAAGGAAAGTCATGTGACCCTACTTTCTCTCTCTAGGCTTTTCAGGAGACATGTTCCttgaataagaaaatatacatggGGTTCTGTGGAGAATTGGCTTTACGTCCCAGAGGCTGTTCCTAATTTGATTTCCtgtctgaattctgccagaatagATTAACCACGAGGCCTCGAAGCTTGGGTTCTTCATATACATCGTTCTGATTTTTTGAGCTTATAAACGAAAGATGGAGTTAGGTGTATAGGATTGGGAGAAGAACAGTATAAAGCAACCAGTTTCTCCTGTTACATTATTAGCAACCCTATACAATCAAAAGTGTTCCTGTGTCTAAATAGACAGGTCACCTACACTATCAAAAAAGTCTAGAAGAATCACTGGGGACCTGGGGAGGTGTCCGATTCTTAGGGAGCAAACCATGGATCTCAGGTTTTCTGATAGAGGAAGATCCCCCTCGGTCTTCATGTAAGGCCTGCTGTGGAAACACTCCAGCCCCCCGTGGAGAGTTCTGAATTTAGGTTCTCTGAGAACTGGTTTATCTTCATAAAACTCCAGCAGTCAGAAATCAGATTCTTTgaaataccaatttttaaaaaagtaattgccATTGACTCCTCTAAGAAAGGATTGTCCTCACCACTGACAGCGAGCAATGGAGAGGGCTGTTAGAAAAATTCTACGATGCCTATATGTTAGAGCTTAGGTGTGGCCAGTGTCTTCGggtatatttaaaatacttaaactCCAGGATGATTATAATACTCCAGTTGCCAGGAGGGAGTGTCAAGTGGGAAGGAAAAATCATTCTAGACCAGTCAGTGAGTGGTTTTCAACCTTTGGCGCCTAGTGAAAGCTGCACATTCtcccaagaaaaatgaacaggTAGTCAAAGCAGTATGTGTAATTTCTGGGAGAATAGGTTCTTCCTAAAGTCAGTCAAGGTTCCCAAGTGAAGAGTTCCTCATCTAGACTCTATTTTCTTTACAATTTGGATCCTTGACCAGGGAAGTGAATAAGATTTTATATGAGACTTAGAGATTAAGTGAGAATGGTGGAGCGATTACAGAAGATGTGAAGTCTTTCTCTGTATCCTTGACCAGGTGAAGCACCAAGGTCTGAACGAGAACGTAAGCCTGGAGTCTGTGCATGGTGTGCCAGTGGCAAGCACTGATCGGTGGAGTGAGCTTAGTGAGGCAGAGCGACTCCAAGAGAACCTCCAAGCTTATCGTACCTTCCACGTTATGTTGGCCAGACTGTTAGAGGACCAACGGGTGCATTTTACTCCAGCTGAAGGTGACTTCCATCAAGCAATACATACCATTCTCCTCCAAGTGGCTGCCTTTGCTTACCAGCTGGAGGAATTAATGGTGCTCCTGGAACACAAGATCCCTTCCAGTGAGGCTGATGGGATGCCCCTTATTGTTGGAGATGGTGGTCTCTTTGAGAAGAAGCTGTGGGGCCTAAAGGTGCTGCAAGAGCTTTCACAGTGGACAGTGAGGTCCGTCCGTGACCTTCGAGTCATTTCGTCTTGTCAAACTGGGATCCCAGGACATGGGAGCCATTGTGCTGCTAAGGACAAGAAAATGTAGCAGTTGCCCCCCTCTCTCTCTTACTTGCTTTCTCCTCTAATGGAATATATATCGTTTTCTGAGGCCTCACTTTCCCATTCTTACTTTTGAAAACCTTTTAAAACCACAGGCATTTCCATCAGCTAGGGTTGGAGACATGGACAAATGGGCATACAGGTTTAGTCTGGGGGGGAgggatgtgtgcgtgtgtgtggtggggggggcttaagggagtgggggcagggacaACATCCTTCCACCTCGGTGCTGTGATCTTTCCTACCCACTAAATAACCCTTACAGGCATCTAACAGTCTCGCATATACTTTTAACTTTAGTGCTGGATGACTCTTCTGAGAAGACTGAAATAGTGAATTAAAAATCATGGACTCTAGTCAATTCAAACTCTTGGATAATAAAAACAGGAACTAACATTTATCGAGTATCTATTATATTGAAGCAATATGCCAGGAGTTTTACGTATATCATAATTTTCACAACCCTGCTAAGGGAGGTGGTGTTATTTccatttggcagatgagaaaTCAGGCTCACAGAAATGTATAACTCCTTCGAGGTTACCCATCTAGCAAGTGGCACCCTGAGTCTGAACCCAGACCTTTCTCATTCCAAAGCCTAGTACCCTTCACTTGAAAAGCCTGATTATGAACCTCTATCACTGCACCTCTTTGCTGCAGAGGGTTGGAAAACGTATCCATGTAATCTGTCCCCAGCACTGAAAAAGCAACCCCCAACTATGTCCTGATAGTGTTAAAGGCAGTATTTGTTGCCCATATTTGGCAAAGAAGAGAGCAGTGGAGATCTTAAGATTAGTCCACCAGACTTTTGAACTTTGGAAGCTGGGAGTGTGCAGCTTGCTTTCAAGTATCCACTGATGTTCTTGAATTTGGGGTTGGGGACAGCTTGTACTAGGTTACCTCACATTTACTGTAATCAGCAATGCAGTGATACAGGCAGTGTAACCCAGGCATTCATGGACAGTGGGTAGAATACTGCTCAGGTTAAAAAGTCACAGAACTCCTTCATCAGACAGTCTCTGGACTTAGTCATGAGCAGAGCTGGAGGCCCACTCTGTCCCCAGTGGGAATGCCAGTGATTCTGAAACAATACAGAGCAAAGCCTCCATACTTCAGAACAAAGGGCACAGTTCTGCATTTCATGTGCTGGAGAGAAATGGTATGAAAAGCACCAACTAGTAAATGTGGGCATTAATGTAAAAGGTCACTTACAGTCAGGCCTGTGAACTCGTGGTGCAAATGGGAATCCAGAAGTTCTCAGGCGTATCATTTATTTCACACTACCAATTAATTCAAACTCGAGATCTTGGGTTGGGGGCCCAAATCAATTTGGTTCACTTATTCGAGGCTTCTATATTGTTCAAAGGACCGTGAGTCAGAAGGGGCTAGCTGCCATAGCTTGTATTCTTTCCTACATGGGTTTATGTCCAAAACTCCACGAAGTCAATATTCTGAGAGGGCCCTGGGCGAGGCGCGGTGGCAATACAGGGGAGGTCCGGCCCTGCTTCCCAGGCTGCATCTGTGGAAACGGTTGTAGGCATACAGGAGATCAATACTATTGATAGACCTGAATCGTAAGATGGGTTTAAGCGGTATGGAGTTGAAGGATATCGGTGAGGGCCAGAGATCGCTTCCTGAAGGAGGGAGGAGTTCAGTTGTGTCTCAGAGGTTGGCTGAGTACCAAACAAAGAGAAAAGTCATGAGGGGAGAAATAGAGGAGAGTTGCCCGGTTAGAAGAAAATGAGGCAATAATAAACATTTGGGTCCACTATCACTAGAAGTTTATCGTTTTGTTTGTAATTTTGGTAGTGGTATAAAATTTTGCAGTGAATGCATAGAGGCTTATTCCCTTCGAGCTTTTCCTTGTGTAAATTGTTTCTTGTGCTTAAGAGCAGTATTTTGATTGGTAAAATACTTGCTTATTAACGTGAAGCGCTGAGATTTATCTGTATAGTACTTTAGCCTtttttatttaatgaagaaaGGCGTGACTCaaagttcttttttattaataaatttattatatttattttatttttggctgcgttgtgtctttgttgcggtgcacaggcttctcatggcggtggcctctcttgttgcggagcacgggctctaggtgcgcaggattcagtggttgtggcgcacgggcttagttgctctgcggcatttgggatcctaGCCATAATAACAAAGACATAAACGTGTGGCTCTGAGTTTGCAGACTTTGCATCATGCTCATCTAAAATGGATGAAACAAACTAAATAAGGGGCTGATAATAGGCCATACACATATAACTCTATATATTAATAAGGTCTTAAAAGGCATAAATTTAGTTCCCAGCCCCTAACTCTTATTTCATAAAGGGGATTCCTTCTATCCCACTCCCTCCAGAAGAGTCCTCTCTATGGGGAGAGATTCAGTTCTTCTGAATCTGTCAAGGAATTGTATGTATGAGAGTTGATAAATACTTCATGCATTGATTTACGAGGATAATTTGGAAAAGACTTGCAAATTAGCACAAACTGGAAGTCCAAGCGTGGAATAAAATTGACTTTAAGACAATCAGGTTTTGAGGGAAGtgagaattttaataaaaatgaaaagtgtcAGGTCATAGTCCTGGAATTGCTGTTATTTCAGGCCGCTGTGGGTTAAAGCCCAATGGATGACTCACTGTTGTGAACGCTGGTCAGAGAGGGAGAGGACAAGTAATATTTGTGGGAGACATATCTGACAAGTTGTTTAGAATGACTTCTGTTTGTGAATCCTAAACTCCTCACGAAGTAGCTGAGCAACTTTTCCTATTGAGTAAAATAGAAATGCAGGACGCAGAGGGGCCTCCAGCAGAATGAGAAAGGGATTggtgaagaggaaaaggagaaaaaaaaagtctttggatATCACTTGAATTGACttatctgtgtgtgcgtgtgtgtgtgttaccaaAAATGTTTAGGCCAGGGCATTTAAAAAGGgtggttttgggcttccctggtggcgcggtggttgagagtccgcctgccgatgcaggggacatgggttcgtgccccggtccgggaagatcccacatgccgcggagcggctgggcccgtgagccgtggccactgagcctgtgcgtccggagcctgtgctccgcagagggagaggccacagcagtgagaggcctgtgtaccgcaaaaaaaataaaaataaaaagggtggTTTCTCATCCTACCTCAGCTTCAAGCATCAGACCCAAGAATGAACCTTCTGAATATTGgtacatttaaaaagtgaaaatgataaaaatttcatTGTTTCATTCAAAAGCTTCTATAGAGCTCTAAGGGCTACAGATAAAGATggagtaaaaatataatttgatcttttgatgaaATATGTGTGGGGTGTGAGATAAGAAAATCCATGTGCATGTGATTCTTTATATATTACTTTGATCGGTCTGTTTTTGGCAGATAGATgcaagaatgaaagaataaaggatTCAGTAATGGCTAACAATAAAGATCTTGCCTCAGCAAGACCACGAGTTGCTCCTTTCATTTCTGTATCTGGATGAATAAGGGGAATTTCAAGTGTTTTCAACACTGGATGAAATGTAATCCTCTCAGCCAGGGCCAGGCTCACTCAGGTGTGCTAGGTAAATGTCTATGATGCCAGGCCACCGGCATCGACCCAAGGCCAGTCGGCCTCAAAAAGGTAGAGTCCCCCTACATTTATCACCTAGCCTGTAGATGAGGAAGATTTCCTTTTATATGGTTTAATTTCAAGTATTTGAACCCTAATCAAGCCTTTGAAACAGAAGGATCCTTACTAGCCTGTTTCTAGTCAGTCTGAAGGCAGAAACTAAGTTGAGGAAAATACACAGGAGAAAATATAAAGCATGGCTAAGAGTATTTTCATCCACATGTTCAAAGTCGTATGAAAGGGAATACTGCATTTACTTACGGTGTCAGACGGCTCTACCCTGTCTTATGTCATTTGCTCCTCTTTCACAAACAAGGGAAATGAGAATGAGTGTTAGCTTGTCCACGGTCCCTCCTCTAGTATATGACAGATTTGGAGAGTTGTGGCTCCAAGGCTCATTCCACTATAGTCAGCTGCCACGGTACACCTAGCAATCGAGATCATCTTAGACTGAAATCCATTCTCCATCACTGTATTTCACTTTTCTTGGATAAAGCCAGCTACAGCCTTGTACAAAATCACTCTCTGTCGCACACCCTATTATGTTTCCAAACTTTGGGGCAAGTCACTTTATCTGAGCTCCCTCAtgtatgaaatggaaataattaacTTCACAGGTTGTTACAGGGTTTAGACAAATTTGAGAATGTGAAAATACTTgtaaatgaacagatgaatggataaagaagatgtggcacatatatacaatggaatattactcagccataaaaagaaatgaaactgagttatttgtaatgaggtggatggacctggagtctgtcatacagagtgaagtaagccagaaggagaaaaacaaataccatatgctaacacatatatatggactctaagggaaaaaaaatgtcatgaagagattagtggtaggatgggaataaaacacagacctactagagcatggacttgaggatacggggagggggaagggtaagctgtgacgaagtgagagagtggcagggacatatatacacgatcaaatgtaaattagatcgctagtgggaagctgccgcatagcacagggagatcacctctgtgctttgtgaccacctagaggggtgggatagggagggtgggagggagggtgacgcaagagggaggagatatgggaacatatgtgtatgtataactgattcactttgttgtaaaggaaaaactaacacaccattgtaaaacagttatactcaaataaagatgtttaaaaaataataaaataaaataaaaataaaaaataaaaagtcatcaccataaaaaaaataaaataaaaaaataaaaaataaaataaaataaatacttgtaaATGACATACAAACATCAAGTATACTTAATCCCTCAAATAGCTTGGATTAACAGAAGACTTTCGAGTGAAGAGAGACTATCTTAGAAATACCAGTTGCTTCCCAGGATCCATCTGGTCACAGCCTAGACTTCACCCTGTTTGCTGTGCCCATGGGCCTTTGGCCATTAGAGGCTGACCCAGTTTCAAGCACAGCCTCCAGGAATCATGCACCTCTGGAGAGGTGGGACCAGGCTGTTCACTACATCCACTAAGATGGTTTTCACAAGCATCAGACAAGTTCTGGAGAAGCCTGGCGGGCTCTGTAAAGAGCCAAGGAAACACTCAAGCCAAGGCACCACCCAGGATGGGTGAAAGCATGCATTCAGACTTGGAGTCTCCCCGCCATTGGCCAGCACCCTCCTCAACACAAGAAGGAACTCAAACTTCATTTAGTTCAATCTCACCATTAAACACATTGCAGAAGGAAGCCAGAGAGGTGCCCCGGTGTCCTGGCTGCAAAGTAGAATTAGAACTATAATTTGGTCCAGCTCATTCCCCGCTGGGCCTCCCTGCTTCTCCATTAGACCAGGGTCATCTTAGGAAGCCTCAGTTCTCTTTGTCTGCGTCCTTTCACTCTCCTGCATCCAGTGCTCTCTGGCACCCTTCCTTCTAACAAGGCTTTGGAAGCTCTGGGAACAGCAGCCCATAACCCAGACTTCTTTTGCCTCCCCAGACGCCATCTCTACTATAATTTGGTGTTCCCGTATCCCATCCCTCCCCTGATATTATGGGGGAAATGGGACACATTCTGAGGTAATGGCGAAATATGTTATTCCTTCCAGGTGAGTAGCATTTGAACAAACGGCCCagggaaaattttttaacataaatttctGAGGCAGGTTTCTTATCTTTTTTAGGTCAGACCAACCATTAGACGACACCACTAGGAAAGGTTTAGgactattttctcttttcttacttaGCAATCCCTAGTTCCTATCCCCAAAGCTTGGGGTGGAAAGAGGGTTAGGAGTTACATAAATAACTTAAATAGACCAATAAAAGTTCCCAGCCTGGTTCTAAGCAATAAAGCTCTAAATCTTTCAGAAGTGTGTTCTGCCAGACTCCAACCAAATTCAAGAACAAGGCATGACACCTACTTTGGACCAGCACTAAGAATAAGGAAATGAATATTAATGATAGTAGCAGACATCTATGTGGTGTTTACTCAGCCATTCATCGATCTAATCGCTGtatgtgcattcattcatttactcccCACAAGAACCCAATGAGGTGGGTACCAAGATTTTTATGTTACAACTGAAGAAACAGGGGCACAGAGAGCTGGAGCTCCCCTGCCCTGGAAACACTCATGGTCTCCTGAGAAAGACAACAGGTACACACTCAACTGTGACAGAAATCGGGGTGTGGTTAGCCATACCAGAGTCtaaccagaggctgggggagcccAGAGGAAGGAAGGGTTGTAGGGAGCCTCTCAAAAGAGGCACTCTGGGAGCTAGGCTTTGAAAAATGACTAGGATTTTGCCCTCAGGAAAAAATAAGGAgggcgggtggggtgggggggcggtgagGGATGGGCAAGAACATCTCAGGTAGAAGCAGAAGCACTTGTCAAGATTTGGCTGCTGGAAGGCATGTGGCATGTTCCAGAATGTTCCCCCAGGAGCCCCCGTGGAAGATGGGGCAAAGGGGTGAGGGGATGATGACTTGAAGAAAGGATCTATGAAAGGGTTTTGAAGAGGGATAATGCTAGCATCTACCCTTTGTTTCAGAAAAGGAATTCGGACAGCTGAGTCAGAGCTGTACAGGAGGTGAAAGCTGCTGGAAGCTGAGAGACCCATTAAGAAGACGCTCTTTTGCTCAAGGTAAGATATGTTTCAGCTATTTGTGGAAATGTTAGAAACACTAGGAGATAGAGGCGAACACGACACAGTCCCTGATCtcttagaatctgcattttcgtgggggaagacaggaacacacgGTAACATAACCGAGTGTTAAAAATTATATAGGAACTGAGAAAAGTGATACAGAATTACAGAGAGTAGGAGCCATGAAGGCCTTTCTCAAGTGGTTATTTCCTGCTGAGATCTGAATGATGACAAGGAGGCAGCCACCAGTAGACCTGAAGGTAGGGTATTTCGATCACAGggaactgttttttgtttttgttttcaatttatttatttttggctcggctgggtcttcgttgctgcgcgcgggcttcctctagctgcggggagcgggggctgctcttcgctgccgtgcgtgggcttctcatcgcggtggcttctcttgttgcggagcacgggctctaggcacgcgggcttcagtagttgtggcgcatgggctcagtggttgtggctcacaggctctggaacgcaggtcagtagttgtggtgcacaggcttagttactccgcggtatgcgggatcttcccggaccagggctcgaacccgtgtcccctgcatcggcaggaggattcttaaccactgcgccaccagggaagtcccaggggatGGTTAAGTACAAaccctgaggcaggaatgagcTTTCTGTCCTCAAAGCCACATTAGCCTGAAAGAAGGCTAACATGGCTGACACCAAGTGAGCAGGGCCAGTGCCAA is part of the Kogia breviceps isolate mKogBre1 chromosome 7, mKogBre1 haplotype 1, whole genome shotgun sequence genome and harbors:
- the CNTF gene encoding ciliary neurotrophic factor; translation: MAFTEHSLLTPHRRDLCSRSVWLARKIRSDLTALMESYVKHQGLNENVSLESVHGVPVASTDRWSELSEAERLQENLQAYRTFHVMLARLLEDQRVHFTPAEGDFHQAIHTILLQVAAFAYQLEELMVLLEHKIPSSEADGMPLIVGDGGLFEKKLWGLKVLQELSQWTVRSVRDLRVISSCQTGIPGHGSHCAAKDKKM